One Bos taurus isolate L1 Dominette 01449 registration number 42190680 breed Hereford chromosome 25, ARS-UCD2.0, whole genome shotgun sequence genomic window carries:
- the LOC132343858 gene encoding late cornified envelope-like proline-rich protein 1, translated as MDASSSPWNPTPAPVSGPSLLLPIPAIVVLSVGIYLLLLGLVLLTRHCLLAQGCCTDCSSPCRKQGASRPQDCCQTCAEACDFPLPSPARYLDACCPQPAEADWAPRCPHCCPLCDCACACQLPDCQSLNCLCFEIKLR; from the exons atggac GCCTCCTCTAGCCCGTGGAATCCAACCCCGGCTCCCGTCAGCGGCCCCTCCCTGCTGCTCCCCATCCCGGCCATCGTCGTGCTCTCCGTGGGCATCTATCTGTTGCTGTTGGGTCTTGTGCTGCTGACCAGGCACTGCCTGctg GCCCAAGGCTGCTGCACAGACTGCAGCTCTCCCTGCAGGAAGCAAGGCGCCTCCAGGCCCCAAGACTGTTGCCAGACCTGCGCTGAAGCCTGTGACTtccccctgcccagcccagcccgcTACTTGGATGCCTGCTGCCCCCAGCCCGCCGAAGCT GACTGGGCCCCTCGCTGCCCTCACTGCTGCCCACTCTGCGACTGTGCCTGCGCGTGCCAACTTCCTGACTGCCAGAGCCTCAACTGCCTTTGCTTTGAGATCAAGCTCCGATGA
- the ALDOA gene encoding fructose-bisphosphate aldolase A isoform X2: MAQRKPEGSSFHMTCLSMALAYSFRPDANIQPHPQLGNTQKQTELGKALTGTMPHQYPALTPEQKKELCDIAHRIVAPGKGILAADESTGSIAKRLQSIGTENTEENRRFYRQLLLTADDRVNPCIGGVILFHETLYQKADDGRPFPQVIKAKGGVVGIKVDKGVVPLAGTNGETTTQGLDGLSERCAQYKKDGADFAKWRCVLKIGEHTPSSLAIMENANVLARYASICQQNGIVPIVEPEILPDGDHDLKRCQYVTEKVLAAVYKALSDHHIYLEGTLLKPNMVTPGHACTQKYSHEEIAMATVTALRRTVPPAVPGITFLSGGQSEEEASINLNAINKCPLLKPWALTFSYGRALQASALKAWGGKKENLKAAQEEYVKRALANSLACQGKYTPSGKAGAAASESLFISNHAY; encoded by the exons ATGGCACAGCGCAAGCCAGAAGGGTCCAGCTTCCACATGACCTGCCTGTCCATGGCTCTGGCCTATTCCTTTAGGCCAGATGCCAATATACAACCCCACCCTCAGCTGGGTAACACCCAGAAACAAACAGAGTTAGGAAAG GCACTGACAGGCACCATGCCCCACCAATACCCAGCACTCACCCCGGAGCAGAAGAAGGAGCTCTGTGACATCGCTCACCGGATTGTGGCTCCGGGCAAGGGCATCCTGGCCGCAGATGAGTCCACCG ggagcATTGCCAAGCGACTGCAGTCCATTGGCACCGAGAACACTGAGGAGAACCGGCGCTTCTACCGCCAACTGCTGCTGACTGCCGATGACCGCGTGAATCCCTGCATCGGGGGCGTCATCCTCTTCCACGAGACGCTGTACCAGAAGGCCGATGATGGGCGTCCCTTCCCCCAAGTTATCAAAGCCAAGGGCGGCGTCGTGGGCATCAAG GTAGACAAAGGTGTGGTGCCCCTGGCAGGAACAAATGGCGAGACGACCACCCAAG GGCTGGATGGGCTGTCGGAGCGCTGTGCCCAGTATAAGAAGGACGGAGCTGACTTTGCCAAGTGGCGTTGCGTGCTGAAGATCGGGGAGCACACCCCTTCTTCCCTTGCCATCATGGAAAACGCCAACGTCCTGGCGCGTTACGCCAGCATCTGCCAGCAG AATGGCATTGTGCCCATCGTGGAGCCCGAGATCCTCCCTGATGGGGACCATGACTTGAAACGCTGTCAGTATGTAACCGAGAAG GTGCTGGCTGCTGTCTACAAGGCTCTGAGTGACCACCACATCTACCTGGAAGGCACCTTGCTGAAGCCCAATATGGTAACCCCAGGCCACGCCTGTACCCAGAAATATTCTCACGAGGAGATTGCCATGGCAACTGTCACAGCGCTGCGCCGCACAGTGCCCCCCGCTGTCCCTG GGATCACCTTCCTGTCCGGAGGCCAGAGTGAGGAGGAGGCATCCATCAACCTCAACGCCATCAACAAGTGCCCCCTGCTGAAGCCGTGGGCCCTGACCTTCTCTTATGGCCGAGCCCTGCAGGCCTCTGCCCTGAAGGCCTGGGGTGGAAAGAAGGAGAACCTGAAGGCTGCCCAGGAAGAATACGTCAAGCGAGCCCTG GCCAACAGCCTTGCCTGCCAAGGAAAGTACACCCCAAGTGGTAAGGCAGGGGCTGCAGCCAGCGAGTCCCTCTTCATCTCTAACCACGCCTACTAA
- the TLCD3B gene encoding ceramide synthase isoform X1 produces MGEEALPDKNNIYTGMPLLFVLGCIFFPLSFAVLCWALQNHSNLRMEKQEAVLVASKLVSSVQAVMASTAGYIVSTSCKHIIDDQHWLSSAYTQFAVPYFIYDIYAMFLCHWHKHQVKGHGGDEGSTRAPGSTWAVARGYLHKEFLMVLHHAVMVLVCFPLSVVWRQGKGDFFLGCLLMAEVSTPFVCLGKILIQYKQQHTLLHKVNGALMLLSFLCCRVLLFPYLYWAYGRHAGLPLLAVPLALPVHVNLGAALLLAPQLYWFFLICRGACRLFRPRGSRPPSPCQTQD; encoded by the exons ATGGGAGAAGAGGCTCTTCCAGACAAAAATAACATATAT ACAGGCATGCCTCTGCTCTTTGTCCTGGGCTGTATCTTCTTCCCGCTGAGCTTTGCTGTCCTCTGCTGGGCTCTGCAGAACCATTCCAACCTGCGGATGGAGAAACAAGAGGCTGTTTTGGTGGCATCCAA GCTAGTGTCCTCTGTCCAAGCTGTAATGGCCTCCACTGCTGGCTACATCGTCTCCACCTCCTGCAAGCACATCATAGATGACCA ACACTGGCTCTCTTCCGCCTACACGCAGTTTGCAGTGCCCTACTTCATCTATGACATCTATGCCATGTTCCTGTGCCACTGGCACAAGCACCAGGTCAAGGGGCACGGAGGGGACGAAGGCAGCACCAGAGCCCCGGGCAGCACCTGGGCGGTGGCACGTGGTTACCTGCACAAGGAGTTCCTCATGGTGCTCCACCATGCCGTCATGGTGCTCGTGTGCTTCCCGCTGTcggtg GTGTGGCGTCAAGGGAAGGGAGACTTCTTCTTAGGCTGCTTGCTGATGGCAGAGGTCAGCACCCCCTTCGTCTGCCTTGGCAAGATTCTCATCCAG TACAAACAGCAGCACACCCTGCTGCACAAAGTGAACGGGGCCCTGATGCTGCTCAGCTTCCTTTGCTGCCGGGTGCTGCTCTTCCCCTACCTGTACTGGGCCTACGGGCGGCACGCGGGCCTGCCCCTGCTCGCCGTGCCCCTCGCCCTCCCTGTCCACGTCAACCTGGGCGCCGCGCTGCTCCTCGCCCCGCAGCTCTACTGGTTCTTCCTCATCTGCCGCGGGGCCTGCCGCCTCTTCCGGCCCCGGGGCTCCCGGCCGCCCTCTCCCTGTCAGACCCAGGACTGA
- the C25H16orf92 gene encoding fertilization-influencing membrane protein isoform X3 — MALGCDITELSPLHRSGGVMRPGQWVWVWIWLLRLGPLESAPNLESAKALGRGAESPLFLDRPDFFDYPDSDQARLLAVAQFIGEKPVIFANSVLHSHEL; from the exons ATGGCTCTGGGCTGTGACATCACAGAACTCTCACCTCTTCACAGGAGTGGAGGGGTGATGAGGCCAGGgcagtgggtgtgggtgtggaTATGGCTGCTCAGGCTGGGGCCCCTAGAAtcag cacccaaTCTGGAGAGTGCCAAGGCCTTGGGCCGGGGAGCAGAATCTCCGCTCTTCCTAGACAGACCTGACTTCTTTGATTACCCAGACTCAGACCAAGCCAGGCTCCTGGCCGTGGCCCAGTTCATTGGAGAGAAACCAGTCATCTTTGCTAACTCAG TTCTGCACTCACAT GAGCTGTGA
- the C25H16orf92 gene encoding fertilization-influencing membrane protein isoform X2: protein MRPGQWVWVWIWLLRLGPLESAPNLESAKALGRGAESPLFLDRPDFFDYPDSDQARLLAVAQFIGEKPVIFANSDSDSRLFHHILVGALLVAFFFLLFQFCTHMSCEKGA, encoded by the exons ATGAGGCCAGGgcagtgggtgtgggtgtggaTATGGCTGCTCAGGCTGGGGCCCCTAGAAtcag cacccaaTCTGGAGAGTGCCAAGGCCTTGGGCCGGGGAGCAGAATCTCCGCTCTTCCTAGACAGACCTGACTTCTTTGATTACCCAGACTCAGACCAAGCCAGGCTCCTGGCCGTGGCCCAGTTCATTGGAGAGAAACCAGTCATCTTTGCTAACTCAG ATTCTgactccaggctcttccatcaCATCCTGGTCGGTGCTCTGCTGGTGGCCTTCTTCTTCTTGCTTTTCCAGTTCTGCACTCACAT GAGCTGTGAGAAAGGGGCCTAA
- the TLCD3B gene encoding ceramide synthase, protein MLTPMVAGGVVFPGLFLLSKNTLQRLPQLRWEEADAVIVSARLVSSVQAVMASTAGYIVSTSCKHIIDDQHWLSSAYTQFAVPYFIYDIYAMFLCHWHKHQVKGHGGDEGSTRAPGSTWAVARGYLHKEFLMVLHHAVMVLVCFPLSVVWRQGKGDFFLGCLLMAEVSTPFVCLGKILIQYKQQHTLLHKVNGALMLLSFLCCRVLLFPYLYWAYGRHAGLPLLAVPLALPVHVNLGAALLLAPQLYWFFLICRGACRLFRPRGSRPPSPCQTQD, encoded by the exons ATGCTGACCCCCATGGTGGCCGGGGGGGTGGTGTTCCCTGGACTCTTCCTCCTCTCCAAAAACACGCTCCAGCGGCTGCCCCAGCTGCGCTGGGAGGAGGCCGACGCGGTCATTGTCTCAGCCAG GCTAGTGTCCTCTGTCCAAGCTGTAATGGCCTCCACTGCTGGCTACATCGTCTCCACCTCCTGCAAGCACATCATAGATGACCA ACACTGGCTCTCTTCCGCCTACACGCAGTTTGCAGTGCCCTACTTCATCTATGACATCTATGCCATGTTCCTGTGCCACTGGCACAAGCACCAGGTCAAGGGGCACGGAGGGGACGAAGGCAGCACCAGAGCCCCGGGCAGCACCTGGGCGGTGGCACGTGGTTACCTGCACAAGGAGTTCCTCATGGTGCTCCACCATGCCGTCATGGTGCTCGTGTGCTTCCCGCTGTcggtg GTGTGGCGTCAAGGGAAGGGAGACTTCTTCTTAGGCTGCTTGCTGATGGCAGAGGTCAGCACCCCCTTCGTCTGCCTTGGCAAGATTCTCATCCAG TACAAACAGCAGCACACCCTGCTGCACAAAGTGAACGGGGCCCTGATGCTGCTCAGCTTCCTTTGCTGCCGGGTGCTGCTCTTCCCCTACCTGTACTGGGCCTACGGGCGGCACGCGGGCCTGCCCCTGCTCGCCGTGCCCCTCGCCCTCCCTGTCCACGTCAACCTGGGCGCCGCGCTGCTCCTCGCCCCGCAGCTCTACTGGTTCTTCCTCATCTGCCGCGGGGCCTGCCGCCTCTTCCGGCCCCGGGGCTCCCGGCCGCCCTCTCCCTGTCAGACCCAGGACTGA
- the TLCD3B gene encoding ceramide synthase isoform X2 — MPLLFVLGCIFFPLSFAVLCWALQNHSNLRMEKQEAVLVASKLVSSVQAVMASTAGYIVSTSCKHIIDDQHWLSSAYTQFAVPYFIYDIYAMFLCHWHKHQVKGHGGDEGSTRAPGSTWAVARGYLHKEFLMVLHHAVMVLVCFPLSVVWRQGKGDFFLGCLLMAEVSTPFVCLGKILIQYKQQHTLLHKVNGALMLLSFLCCRVLLFPYLYWAYGRHAGLPLLAVPLALPVHVNLGAALLLAPQLYWFFLICRGACRLFRPRGSRPPSPCQTQD, encoded by the exons ATGCCTCTGCTCTTTGTCCTGGGCTGTATCTTCTTCCCGCTGAGCTTTGCTGTCCTCTGCTGGGCTCTGCAGAACCATTCCAACCTGCGGATGGAGAAACAAGAGGCTGTTTTGGTGGCATCCAA GCTAGTGTCCTCTGTCCAAGCTGTAATGGCCTCCACTGCTGGCTACATCGTCTCCACCTCCTGCAAGCACATCATAGATGACCA ACACTGGCTCTCTTCCGCCTACACGCAGTTTGCAGTGCCCTACTTCATCTATGACATCTATGCCATGTTCCTGTGCCACTGGCACAAGCACCAGGTCAAGGGGCACGGAGGGGACGAAGGCAGCACCAGAGCCCCGGGCAGCACCTGGGCGGTGGCACGTGGTTACCTGCACAAGGAGTTCCTCATGGTGCTCCACCATGCCGTCATGGTGCTCGTGTGCTTCCCGCTGTcggtg GTGTGGCGTCAAGGGAAGGGAGACTTCTTCTTAGGCTGCTTGCTGATGGCAGAGGTCAGCACCCCCTTCGTCTGCCTTGGCAAGATTCTCATCCAG TACAAACAGCAGCACACCCTGCTGCACAAAGTGAACGGGGCCCTGATGCTGCTCAGCTTCCTTTGCTGCCGGGTGCTGCTCTTCCCCTACCTGTACTGGGCCTACGGGCGGCACGCGGGCCTGCCCCTGCTCGCCGTGCCCCTCGCCCTCCCTGTCCACGTCAACCTGGGCGCCGCGCTGCTCCTCGCCCCGCAGCTCTACTGGTTCTTCCTCATCTGCCGCGGGGCCTGCCGCCTCTTCCGGCCCCGGGGCTCCCGGCCGCCCTCTCCCTGTCAGACCCAGGACTGA
- the ALDOA gene encoding fructose-bisphosphate aldolase A isoform X1: MRTLGLLPSAQLLIPKYSGLVLLPGKVTPMAQRKPEGSSFHMTCLSMALAYSFRPDANIQPHPQLGNTQKQTELGKALTGTMPHQYPALTPEQKKELCDIAHRIVAPGKGILAADESTGSIAKRLQSIGTENTEENRRFYRQLLLTADDRVNPCIGGVILFHETLYQKADDGRPFPQVIKAKGGVVGIKVDKGVVPLAGTNGETTTQGLDGLSERCAQYKKDGADFAKWRCVLKIGEHTPSSLAIMENANVLARYASICQQNGIVPIVEPEILPDGDHDLKRCQYVTEKVLAAVYKALSDHHIYLEGTLLKPNMVTPGHACTQKYSHEEIAMATVTALRRTVPPAVPGITFLSGGQSEEEASINLNAINKCPLLKPWALTFSYGRALQASALKAWGGKKENLKAAQEEYVKRALANSLACQGKYTPSGKAGAAASESLFISNHAY, translated from the exons ATGAGGACGTTGGGCCTTCTGCCTTCGGCACAACTTCTAATTCCAAAATACTCCGGTTTGGTTTTGCTTCCAGGCAAGGTGACCCCCATGGCACAGCGCAAGCCAGAAGGGTCCAGCTTCCACATGACCTGCCTGTCCATGGCTCTGGCCTATTCCTTTAGGCCAGATGCCAATATACAACCCCACCCTCAGCTGGGTAACACCCAGAAACAAACAGAGTTAGGAAAG GCACTGACAGGCACCATGCCCCACCAATACCCAGCACTCACCCCGGAGCAGAAGAAGGAGCTCTGTGACATCGCTCACCGGATTGTGGCTCCGGGCAAGGGCATCCTGGCCGCAGATGAGTCCACCG ggagcATTGCCAAGCGACTGCAGTCCATTGGCACCGAGAACACTGAGGAGAACCGGCGCTTCTACCGCCAACTGCTGCTGACTGCCGATGACCGCGTGAATCCCTGCATCGGGGGCGTCATCCTCTTCCACGAGACGCTGTACCAGAAGGCCGATGATGGGCGTCCCTTCCCCCAAGTTATCAAAGCCAAGGGCGGCGTCGTGGGCATCAAG GTAGACAAAGGTGTGGTGCCCCTGGCAGGAACAAATGGCGAGACGACCACCCAAG GGCTGGATGGGCTGTCGGAGCGCTGTGCCCAGTATAAGAAGGACGGAGCTGACTTTGCCAAGTGGCGTTGCGTGCTGAAGATCGGGGAGCACACCCCTTCTTCCCTTGCCATCATGGAAAACGCCAACGTCCTGGCGCGTTACGCCAGCATCTGCCAGCAG AATGGCATTGTGCCCATCGTGGAGCCCGAGATCCTCCCTGATGGGGACCATGACTTGAAACGCTGTCAGTATGTAACCGAGAAG GTGCTGGCTGCTGTCTACAAGGCTCTGAGTGACCACCACATCTACCTGGAAGGCACCTTGCTGAAGCCCAATATGGTAACCCCAGGCCACGCCTGTACCCAGAAATATTCTCACGAGGAGATTGCCATGGCAACTGTCACAGCGCTGCGCCGCACAGTGCCCCCCGCTGTCCCTG GGATCACCTTCCTGTCCGGAGGCCAGAGTGAGGAGGAGGCATCCATCAACCTCAACGCCATCAACAAGTGCCCCCTGCTGAAGCCGTGGGCCCTGACCTTCTCTTATGGCCGAGCCCTGCAGGCCTCTGCCCTGAAGGCCTGGGGTGGAAAGAAGGAGAACCTGAAGGCTGCCCAGGAAGAATACGTCAAGCGAGCCCTG GCCAACAGCCTTGCCTGCCAAGGAAAGTACACCCCAAGTGGTAAGGCAGGGGCTGCAGCCAGCGAGTCCCTCTTCATCTCTAACCACGCCTACTAA
- the C25H16orf92 gene encoding fertilization-influencing membrane protein isoform X1 produces MRPGQWVWVWIWLLRLGPLESAPNLESAKALGRGAESPLFLDRPDFFDYPDSDQARLLAVAQFIGEKPVIFANSGAVRKGPKKPEESPGFCPGHPCLLSSPADVIRVLASFSLTAQLGGTCPVPQSTCYGAVCPQTLDPSPTPKNWVTGPWWRSR; encoded by the exons ATGAGGCCAGGgcagtgggtgtgggtgtggaTATGGCTGCTCAGGCTGGGGCCCCTAGAAtcag cacccaaTCTGGAGAGTGCCAAGGCCTTGGGCCGGGGAGCAGAATCTCCGCTCTTCCTAGACAGACCTGACTTCTTTGATTACCCAGACTCAGACCAAGCCAGGCTCCTGGCCGTGGCCCAGTTCATTGGAGAGAAACCAGTCATCTTTGCTAACTCAG GAGCTGTGAGAAAGGGGCCTAAAAAGCCAGAGGAGAGCCCTGGATTCTGCCCTGGGCACCCATGCCTGCTCTCCTCTCCTGCTGATGTAATAAGAGTCCTTGCTTCTTTCTCCCTGACTGCTCAGCTTGGGGGGACCTGCCCTGTCCCACAGTCAACCTGTTATGGCGCTGTCTGCCCCCAGACTCTTgatccctccccaaccccaaagAACTGGGTGACAGGGCCTTGGTGGCGTTCACGCTGA
- the ALDOA gene encoding fructose-bisphosphate aldolase A isoform X3, translating into MPHQYPALTPEQKKELCDIAHRIVAPGKGILAADESTGSIAKRLQSIGTENTEENRRFYRQLLLTADDRVNPCIGGVILFHETLYQKADDGRPFPQVIKAKGGVVGIKVDKGVVPLAGTNGETTTQGLDGLSERCAQYKKDGADFAKWRCVLKIGEHTPSSLAIMENANVLARYASICQQNGIVPIVEPEILPDGDHDLKRCQYVTEKVLAAVYKALSDHHIYLEGTLLKPNMVTPGHACTQKYSHEEIAMATVTALRRTVPPAVPGITFLSGGQSEEEASINLNAINKCPLLKPWALTFSYGRALQASALKAWGGKKENLKAAQEEYVKRALANSLACQGKYTPSGKAGAAASESLFISNHAY; encoded by the exons ATGCCCCACCAATACCCAGCACTCACCCCGGAGCAGAAGAAGGAGCTCTGTGACATCGCTCACCGGATTGTGGCTCCGGGCAAGGGCATCCTGGCCGCAGATGAGTCCACCG ggagcATTGCCAAGCGACTGCAGTCCATTGGCACCGAGAACACTGAGGAGAACCGGCGCTTCTACCGCCAACTGCTGCTGACTGCCGATGACCGCGTGAATCCCTGCATCGGGGGCGTCATCCTCTTCCACGAGACGCTGTACCAGAAGGCCGATGATGGGCGTCCCTTCCCCCAAGTTATCAAAGCCAAGGGCGGCGTCGTGGGCATCAAG GTAGACAAAGGTGTGGTGCCCCTGGCAGGAACAAATGGCGAGACGACCACCCAAG GGCTGGATGGGCTGTCGGAGCGCTGTGCCCAGTATAAGAAGGACGGAGCTGACTTTGCCAAGTGGCGTTGCGTGCTGAAGATCGGGGAGCACACCCCTTCTTCCCTTGCCATCATGGAAAACGCCAACGTCCTGGCGCGTTACGCCAGCATCTGCCAGCAG AATGGCATTGTGCCCATCGTGGAGCCCGAGATCCTCCCTGATGGGGACCATGACTTGAAACGCTGTCAGTATGTAACCGAGAAG GTGCTGGCTGCTGTCTACAAGGCTCTGAGTGACCACCACATCTACCTGGAAGGCACCTTGCTGAAGCCCAATATGGTAACCCCAGGCCACGCCTGTACCCAGAAATATTCTCACGAGGAGATTGCCATGGCAACTGTCACAGCGCTGCGCCGCACAGTGCCCCCCGCTGTCCCTG GGATCACCTTCCTGTCCGGAGGCCAGAGTGAGGAGGAGGCATCCATCAACCTCAACGCCATCAACAAGTGCCCCCTGCTGAAGCCGTGGGCCCTGACCTTCTCTTATGGCCGAGCCCTGCAGGCCTCTGCCCTGAAGGCCTGGGGTGGAAAGAAGGAGAACCTGAAGGCTGCCCAGGAAGAATACGTCAAGCGAGCCCTG GCCAACAGCCTTGCCTGCCAAGGAAAGTACACCCCAAGTGGTAAGGCAGGGGCTGCAGCCAGCGAGTCCCTCTTCATCTCTAACCACGCCTACTAA